A genome region from Micromonospora inyonensis includes the following:
- a CDS encoding homoserine dehydrogenase, whose product MRLAILGCGTVGSEVVRLLHEQSADLAARIGAPLEIAGIAVRRLGRDRGDLPVAPELFTTDAVGLVKSDDVDVVVEVVGGIEPARSWLVDALRAGKSVVTANKALLAEDGASLHDAAADGGADLYYEAAVAGAIPLLRPLRESLHGDRINRVTGIVNGTTNFILSAMDATGAGFAEALEEATELGYAEADPTADVEGFDAAAKAAILASLAFHTRVGAADVHREGITEVTAADMASAKAMGCTIKLLCIAARGTDAAGRESVSVRVHPAMIPLSHPLASVGDAYNAVFVEAEAAGPLMFYGRGAGGAATASAVLGDVVAVCRNRLAGVRAPSESAYADLAVRPMGEALTRYHVSLDVADKPGVLAAVAGVFARHDVSIATVRQAPAGTEPAGRGADAVLVIVTHTAPDAALAATVEDLRGLDAVRSIASVLRVEGGE is encoded by the coding sequence CTGCGTTTGGCGATACTCGGCTGCGGCACCGTGGGCAGCGAGGTGGTCCGGCTGCTGCACGAGCAGTCGGCTGACCTGGCGGCCCGGATCGGCGCGCCGCTGGAGATCGCCGGGATCGCCGTACGCCGGCTCGGCCGGGACCGGGGCGACCTGCCGGTGGCCCCGGAACTCTTCACCACCGACGCGGTCGGCCTGGTCAAGTCCGACGACGTCGACGTGGTGGTCGAGGTGGTCGGCGGCATCGAGCCGGCCCGGAGCTGGCTGGTCGACGCGCTGCGGGCCGGCAAGAGCGTGGTGACCGCCAACAAGGCGCTGCTCGCCGAGGACGGCGCGTCGCTGCACGACGCGGCGGCGGACGGCGGCGCGGACCTCTACTACGAGGCCGCCGTGGCCGGGGCCATCCCGCTGCTGCGTCCGCTGCGCGAGTCGCTGCACGGCGACCGGATCAACCGGGTCACCGGCATCGTCAACGGCACCACCAACTTCATCCTCTCCGCCATGGACGCCACCGGTGCCGGCTTCGCCGAGGCGCTGGAGGAGGCGACCGAACTGGGGTACGCCGAGGCCGACCCGACCGCCGACGTGGAGGGCTTCGACGCGGCGGCGAAGGCGGCGATCCTGGCCTCGCTGGCGTTCCACACCCGGGTCGGTGCGGCCGACGTGCACCGGGAGGGGATCACCGAGGTCACCGCCGCCGACATGGCCAGCGCCAAGGCGATGGGTTGCACGATCAAGCTGCTCTGCATCGCCGCCCGGGGCACCGACGCGGCCGGCCGGGAGTCGGTCAGCGTCCGGGTGCACCCGGCGATGATCCCGCTCAGCCACCCGCTGGCCAGCGTCGGCGACGCGTACAACGCGGTCTTCGTCGAGGCGGAGGCGGCCGGGCCGCTGATGTTCTACGGCCGGGGAGCCGGCGGCGCGGCCACCGCGAGCGCCGTCCTCGGCGACGTGGTGGCGGTCTGCCGCAACCGGCTCGCCGGGGTGCGCGCGCCCAGCGAGTCCGCCTACGCCGACCTGGCGGTCCGGCCGATGGGGGAGGCGCTCACCCGGTACCACGTCAGCCTGGACGTGGCGGACAAGCCGGGTGTGCTGGCCGCCGTGGCCGGCGTCTTCGCCCGGCACGACGTGTCGATCGCCACGGTGCGGCAGGCGCCCGCCGGCACCGAGCCCGCCGGCCGGGGCGCGGACGCGGTGCTGGTGATCGTGACGCACACCGCCCCGGACGCCGCGCTGGCCGCCACCGTCGAGGACCTGCGTGGCCTGGACGCGGTCCGGTCGATCGCCAGCGTGCTGCGGGTCGAGGGTGGCGAGTGA
- the thrC gene encoding threonine synthase: MWRGLIEEYRERLPVTDATPVVTLHEGNTPLLPAPVLSSRLGCDVHLKVEGANPTGSFKDRGMTVAVSKAIEAGNKAIICASTGNTSASAAAYAARAGLTCAVLVPQGKIALGKLAQALVHGAKLLQVQGNFDDCLSLAAKLAQDYPVALVNSVNPDRLHGQKTAAFEIVAALGDAPDIHCLPVGNAGNISAYWMGYSEELAAGTTTRVPRMYGFQAAGAAPIVTGQVVHEPSTIATAIRIGNPASWTKAIDARDASGGLIAAVSDREILTAYRLLAREVGVFVELGSAASVAGLLQQAAAGRVPAGSTVVCTVTGHGLKDPEWAISTAPAPITIGNDPLAAARSLDLA; the protein is encoded by the coding sequence ATGTGGCGGGGTCTGATCGAGGAGTACCGGGAGCGGCTGCCGGTCACCGACGCCACGCCCGTCGTCACCCTGCACGAGGGGAACACGCCGCTGCTGCCCGCGCCGGTGCTCTCCAGCCGGCTCGGCTGCGACGTGCACCTCAAGGTGGAGGGGGCCAACCCGACGGGCTCGTTCAAGGACCGGGGGATGACCGTCGCCGTCTCCAAGGCGATCGAGGCGGGCAACAAGGCGATCATCTGCGCCTCCACCGGCAACACCAGCGCCTCCGCCGCGGCGTACGCGGCCCGCGCCGGGCTGACCTGCGCGGTGCTCGTGCCGCAGGGCAAGATCGCCCTGGGCAAGCTGGCCCAGGCGCTGGTGCACGGCGCGAAGCTGCTCCAGGTGCAGGGCAACTTCGACGACTGCCTGTCGCTGGCCGCCAAGCTCGCCCAGGACTACCCGGTCGCGCTGGTCAACTCGGTCAACCCCGACCGGCTGCACGGGCAGAAGACCGCCGCCTTCGAGATCGTCGCGGCGCTCGGTGACGCCCCGGACATCCACTGCCTGCCGGTGGGCAATGCCGGCAACATCTCGGCCTACTGGATGGGCTACTCCGAGGAACTGGCCGCCGGCACCACCACCCGCGTCCCGAGGATGTACGGCTTCCAGGCGGCCGGCGCGGCCCCGATCGTCACCGGCCAGGTGGTGCACGAGCCGTCCACCATCGCCACCGCGATCCGGATCGGCAACCCGGCGAGCTGGACGAAGGCGATCGACGCCCGGGACGCCTCGGGCGGGCTGATCGCCGCGGTCTCCGACCGGGAGATCCTCACCGCGTACCGGCTGCTCGCCCGGGAGGTCGGGGTCTTCGTCGAGCTGGGCAGCGCGGCCAGCGTGGCGGGGCTGCTCCAGCAGGCGGCGGCGGGCCGGGTGCCGGCCGGGTCGACCGTGGTCTGCACGGTCACCGGGCACGGGCTGAAGGACCCGGAGTGGGCGATCTCCACGGCGCCCGCCCCGATCACCATCGGCAACGACCCGCTTGCCGCGGCCCGCTCCCTCGACCTGGCCTGA
- a CDS encoding efflux RND transporter permease subunit, with amino-acid sequence MSLLARLSLANRGLVALIAVVTTAFGLFAVPSLKQQLLPSLEFPAAFVVATYPGAGPEVVESQVTEPVENSLQGIPGVEEITSTSHEGSATVVVQYEFGTDVDDMVSKMQTAVNRIQGQLPTDVEPQVLAGSTDDLPAVVIAASGGGDDPRALAGKLKSAVLPELKAVEGVRTVDLTGTRDDLVVITPDPARLAAARLQPTAIGAALQTNGITVPAGAVVEGGRSLTVQVGTPLATLDDLRGIVLAPAARGGAPVRLADVATVTEQLAPPTSVTRTNGRDSLGIAVTATPDGNAVAISHDIRDRLAELEAASGAELTVVFDQAPFVEESIESLTTEGLLGLVMAVIVILVFLVSVRSTLVTSVSIPLSVLVALLALWSGEYSLNLLTLGALTIAVGRVVDDSIVVLENIKRHLEYGEPKRRAILTAVREVSGAVTASTLTTVAVFAPIALVGGFVGQLFAPFAITVTVALLASLLVSLTVIPVLAYWFLKPVGGTVDAEAVRREAEEKELRNPLQRAYLPVIGFATRRRWATVAIGLVVLLGTFGLATRLETNFIDDSGQDTLNISQKLPVGTGLAGTDEAARRVEAVLERTEGVETYQVTIGGSGLPWEGGGGNSTASYVVALDGDTDAERLREELRREFDTLGAGAGEISFGSAQGGASANQLAVVVQASDPEVLARAAEEARKAMAELDDVEDVSSSLAERVPRIDVTVDRVAAARAGLTEAAVGQLVGQAFRGSPVGRITLDSGQRDVVLRFAAAPPATVEQLRQLRVGAVTLDAIADVRQVEGPQQVTRIDGERSVTVTGTATGSNLGATTQALREKLDGIDVPGASLSVGGVSADQEEAFADLGLAVLAAIAIVFLIMVATFRSLVQPLILLVSIPFAATGAIGLLLLTGTPMGVPALIGVLMLVGIVVTNAIVLLDLINQYRAQGMSVREAVVEGGRRRLRPILMTAVATIFALLPMAFGLTGEGGFISQPLAIVVIGGLLSSTLLTLVLVPTLYTMVEGRKERRLARRAAAGDGSAPVAGEPAETESPEPVTVAAGPASAVASGDEPARPAPSAALVDGTDQFEVLRLPKSRHSPLPPQE; translated from the coding sequence ATGTCACTGCTCGCCAGATTGAGCCTCGCCAACCGAGGGCTGGTCGCCCTCATCGCGGTGGTGACCACGGCGTTCGGGTTGTTCGCCGTGCCGTCGCTCAAGCAGCAACTCCTGCCGTCGCTGGAGTTCCCTGCCGCGTTCGTGGTCGCGACCTATCCCGGTGCCGGCCCGGAGGTGGTCGAATCCCAGGTCACCGAGCCGGTCGAGAACAGCCTCCAGGGCATCCCGGGGGTCGAGGAGATCACCTCCACCTCCCATGAGGGCTCCGCGACCGTCGTCGTGCAGTACGAGTTCGGCACCGACGTGGACGACATGGTCAGCAAGATGCAGACCGCCGTCAACCGCATCCAGGGTCAGCTCCCCACGGACGTCGAGCCGCAGGTGCTCGCCGGCAGCACGGACGACCTGCCCGCCGTCGTGATCGCCGCCTCCGGAGGCGGCGACGACCCGCGTGCCCTCGCCGGCAAGCTGAAAAGCGCGGTGCTGCCCGAGCTGAAGGCGGTCGAGGGTGTCCGTACCGTCGACCTGACCGGCACCCGCGACGACCTGGTGGTGATCACGCCGGACCCGGCCAGGCTGGCCGCCGCGCGGTTGCAGCCCACCGCGATCGGCGCGGCGTTGCAGACCAACGGGATCACCGTGCCGGCCGGTGCGGTGGTCGAGGGTGGACGGTCGCTGACCGTCCAGGTCGGCACCCCGCTGGCCACCCTCGACGACCTGCGCGGCATCGTGCTCGCCCCGGCCGCCCGGGGCGGTGCGCCGGTCCGCCTCGCCGACGTGGCCACGGTGACCGAGCAGCTCGCGCCGCCCACCTCGGTCACCCGCACCAACGGCCGGGACAGCCTGGGCATCGCCGTCACCGCCACCCCGGACGGCAACGCGGTGGCCATCTCCCACGACATCCGGGACCGTCTCGCCGAGCTGGAGGCCGCCTCCGGCGCCGAGCTGACCGTCGTCTTCGACCAGGCGCCCTTCGTGGAGGAGTCCATCGAGAGCCTGACCACCGAGGGTCTGCTCGGCCTGGTCATGGCGGTCATCGTCATCCTGGTCTTCCTGGTCTCCGTCCGCTCCACCCTGGTCACCTCGGTCTCCATCCCGCTGTCCGTGCTGGTGGCCCTGCTGGCGCTCTGGAGCGGGGAGTACTCGCTGAACCTGCTCACCCTCGGCGCGTTGACCATCGCGGTCGGCCGGGTGGTGGACGACTCGATCGTGGTGCTGGAGAACATCAAACGCCACCTGGAGTACGGCGAGCCGAAACGCCGGGCGATCCTCACCGCCGTGCGGGAGGTCTCCGGCGCGGTGACCGCCTCCACGCTCACCACGGTCGCGGTGTTCGCCCCGATCGCCCTGGTCGGGGGCTTCGTCGGGCAGCTCTTCGCGCCGTTCGCGATCACCGTCACGGTGGCGCTGCTCGCCTCGCTGCTGGTCTCGCTGACCGTCATCCCGGTGCTGGCGTACTGGTTCCTCAAGCCGGTCGGCGGCACGGTCGACGCCGAGGCGGTGCGCCGCGAGGCGGAGGAGAAGGAGCTGCGCAACCCGCTCCAGCGGGCGTACCTGCCGGTGATCGGGTTCGCCACCCGACGGCGGTGGGCCACGGTGGCGATCGGCCTGGTGGTGCTGCTGGGCACCTTCGGGCTGGCCACCCGGCTGGAGACCAACTTCATCGACGACTCCGGCCAGGACACCCTGAACATCAGCCAGAAGCTGCCGGTGGGTACCGGACTGGCCGGTACCGACGAGGCGGCCCGCCGGGTCGAGGCGGTGCTGGAGCGGACCGAGGGCGTCGAGACGTACCAGGTCACCATCGGTGGCAGCGGCCTGCCCTGGGAGGGCGGGGGCGGCAACAGCACCGCCAGCTACGTCGTCGCGCTCGACGGGGACACCGACGCCGAGCGGCTCCGGGAGGAGCTGCGCCGGGAGTTCGACACGCTCGGCGCGGGCGCCGGCGAGATCAGCTTCGGCAGCGCCCAGGGCGGTGCCTCGGCCAACCAGCTCGCGGTGGTCGTCCAGGCCAGCGACCCGGAGGTGCTCGCCCGCGCCGCCGAGGAGGCCCGGAAGGCCATGGCCGAGCTGGACGACGTCGAGGACGTCTCGTCCAGCCTGGCCGAGCGGGTGCCCCGGATCGACGTCACCGTCGACCGGGTGGCCGCCGCCCGCGCCGGACTGACCGAGGCGGCCGTGGGCCAGCTCGTCGGGCAGGCGTTCCGGGGCAGCCCGGTGGGTCGGATCACCCTCGACAGTGGACAGCGGGACGTGGTGCTCCGCTTCGCCGCCGCCCCACCGGCCACCGTGGAGCAGCTCCGGCAGCTCCGGGTCGGCGCGGTCACCCTGGACGCCATCGCCGACGTGCGGCAGGTCGAGGGGCCGCAGCAGGTCACCCGGATCGACGGCGAGCGCAGCGTCACGGTGACCGGAACGGCGACCGGCTCCAACCTCGGAGCGACCACCCAGGCGCTGCGCGAGAAGCTGGACGGGATCGACGTGCCGGGGGCGAGCCTGAGCGTCGGCGGGGTCAGCGCCGACCAGGAGGAGGCCTTCGCCGACCTGGGGCTGGCCGTGCTGGCCGCGATCGCGATCGTCTTCCTGATCATGGTAGCGACGTTCCGCAGCCTGGTGCAGCCGCTGATCCTGCTGGTGTCGATCCCCTTCGCGGCGACCGGCGCGATCGGACTGCTGCTGCTCACCGGCACCCCGATGGGCGTGCCGGCACTGATCGGTGTGCTGATGCTGGTCGGCATCGTGGTCACCAACGCGATCGTCCTGCTGGATCTGATCAACCAGTACCGGGCGCAGGGGATGAGCGTGCGGGAAGCGGTCGTCGAGGGCGGCCGGCGCCGACTGCGGCCGATCCTGATGACCGCGGTGGCGACCATCTTCGCGCTGCTGCCGATGGCCTTCGGCCTCACCGGCGAGGGTGGCTTCATCTCCCAGCCGCTGGCCATCGTGGTGATCGGCGGCCTGCTCAGCTCGACCCTGCTCACGCTGGTGCTGGTGCCGACCCTCTACACCATGGTGGAGGGCCGCAAGGAGCGGCGGCTGGCCCGGCGGGCGGCGGCCGGCGACGGCAGCGCTCCGGTCGCCGGGGAGCCGGCGGAGACCGAGTCACCCGAGCCGGTCACCGTCGCCGCCGGTCCGGCGTCGGCCGTGGCGTCCGGGGACGAGCCGGCCCGCCCGGCGCCCTCGGCGGCGCTGGTCGACGGCACCGACCAGTTCGAGGTGCTGCGGCTGCCGAAGAGCCGGCACTCGCCGCTGCCCCCGCAGGAGTGA
- a CDS encoding MFS transporter, producing the protein MASTLSVLSRNRNFRILFLAELVVFGADWFVMVPLLVLLPELTGSGVWGALVLAVDTGVVALLLPYTGTIADRFDRRRILMAANGAALVGALLLLAVRTSDTAWLAMLAISVIAVAKAFYSPAAQAALPNVLDPDELAAGNAVAGSAWGTMTVVGASLGGLLSAAFGPYVCFWVAAGALALAASLTALIRRPLQVPRDHTEPVQRTWAAIREALAYIAHRPRVLALVTVKSAVGLGNGVLTVFPLLAGLYGVGAVGTGLLFALRGAGALVGPILMRRVLTNRRWLLTGLALSMSAYGLSYVGVALTGWFPLVLVLVFVAHFAGGSNWVMSNFALQGEVPDRLRGRVFATDMMLATLAISVSQLVVAALVDSVDERVVLAGCGLTTLVYAIGWRVATRRLSLTGDPAAVDPVTSR; encoded by the coding sequence GTGGCGTCGACACTCTCCGTCCTCAGCCGGAACCGCAACTTCCGCATCCTCTTTCTCGCCGAGCTGGTGGTGTTCGGCGCGGACTGGTTCGTCATGGTCCCCCTGCTGGTGCTCCTGCCGGAGCTGACCGGCAGTGGGGTGTGGGGCGCGCTGGTGCTCGCCGTCGACACCGGGGTCGTGGCACTGCTGCTGCCCTACACCGGCACCATCGCCGACCGGTTCGACCGTCGGCGGATCCTCATGGCGGCGAACGGTGCCGCCCTGGTCGGCGCGCTGCTCCTGCTCGCCGTCCGCACCTCCGACACGGCCTGGCTGGCCATGCTGGCGATCTCCGTGATCGCGGTGGCGAAGGCGTTCTACTCGCCGGCCGCGCAGGCGGCCCTGCCGAACGTCCTCGACCCGGACGAGCTGGCCGCCGGCAACGCCGTCGCCGGCTCCGCCTGGGGCACGATGACCGTGGTCGGAGCCTCCCTGGGCGGCCTGCTCAGCGCGGCGTTCGGTCCGTACGTCTGCTTCTGGGTGGCGGCGGGGGCCCTGGCGCTCGCCGCCAGCCTGACCGCGCTGATCCGCCGGCCGCTGCAGGTGCCCCGCGACCACACCGAGCCGGTCCAGCGGACCTGGGCGGCGATCCGTGAGGCGTTGGCCTACATCGCCCACCGTCCCCGGGTGCTCGCCCTTGTCACCGTGAAGTCGGCGGTCGGCCTCGGCAACGGGGTGCTGACCGTCTTTCCCCTGCTGGCCGGCCTGTACGGGGTGGGCGCGGTCGGCACGGGTCTGCTCTTCGCCCTGCGCGGCGCGGGAGCGCTGGTCGGTCCGATCCTGATGCGCCGGGTGCTGACCAACCGCCGCTGGCTGCTGACCGGACTGGCGCTGTCCATGTCCGCCTACGGCCTGTCCTACGTCGGGGTCGCGCTCACCGGCTGGTTCCCGCTGGTCCTGGTGCTGGTCTTCGTGGCGCACTTCGCCGGGGGCAGCAACTGGGTGATGTCGAACTTCGCGCTCCAGGGCGAGGTGCCGGACCGGTTGCGCGGCCGGGTCTTCGCCACCGACATGATGCTGGCGACGCTGGCCATCTCGGTCAGCCAACTGGTGGTGGCGGCCCTGGTCGACTCCGTCGACGAGCGGGTCGTGCTGGCCGGCTGCGGCCTGACCACCCTGGTGTACGCGATCGGCTGGCGGGTCGCCACCCGCCGGCTCTCGCTGACCGGGGACCCCGCGGCCGTGGATCCGGTCACGTCCCGGTGA
- the lysA gene encoding diaminopimelate decarboxylase has translation MRAHEAGALHGDIGSRGPAWLRTPTDVNALVPQLWPRNVTRGADGALTVAGLDVRTVAAEFGTPVYVLDEDDLRSRCRDFRSAFAAEDVYYAGKAFLCRAVVRMVAEEGMYLDVCTGGELAVALAAGMPPERIGFHGNNKSVSELTRAVDARVGRIILDSFDEIDRLTALARERGVRPRVLVRVTVGVEAHTHEFIATAHEDQKFGFSLAGGAASTAALRILDEDVLELRGLHSHIGSQIFDTDGFEVSARRVLGLQAQIRDARGVELPELDLGGGFGIAYTTQDDPAAPQELAKRLRRIVEAECLVQRLAVPHLSIEPGRAIVGPAVFTLYEVGTVKSVPLGTVNGAVDGPQRCYVSVDGGMSDNIRTALYDASYSATVASRASSAEPLLARVVGKHCESGDIVVKDEFLPADVRPGDLVAVPGTGAYCRSMASNYNHVPRPPVVAVRDGQARLIVRRETEADLLALDVG, from the coding sequence ATGCGGGCACACGAGGCCGGTGCGCTGCACGGCGACATCGGCAGCCGGGGACCGGCGTGGCTGCGTACCCCGACCGACGTCAACGCCCTGGTGCCGCAGCTCTGGCCGCGCAACGTGACGCGCGGCGCGGACGGCGCGCTCACCGTCGCGGGCCTGGACGTCCGGACGGTCGCGGCCGAGTTCGGCACCCCGGTGTACGTGCTTGACGAGGACGACCTCCGGTCACGCTGCCGCGACTTCCGCTCCGCCTTCGCCGCCGAGGACGTCTACTACGCGGGCAAGGCGTTCCTCTGCCGGGCGGTGGTCCGGATGGTGGCCGAGGAGGGCATGTACCTCGACGTCTGCACCGGCGGCGAGCTGGCGGTCGCGTTGGCCGCCGGCATGCCGCCGGAGCGGATCGGCTTCCACGGCAACAACAAGTCCGTGTCCGAACTCACCCGGGCGGTGGACGCTCGCGTGGGCCGGATCATCCTCGACTCGTTCGACGAGATCGACCGGCTCACCGCGCTGGCCCGCGAGCGTGGGGTCCGGCCCCGGGTGCTGGTCCGGGTCACCGTCGGCGTGGAGGCGCACACCCACGAGTTCATCGCCACCGCCCACGAGGACCAGAAGTTCGGCTTCTCCCTCGCGGGCGGGGCCGCCAGCACGGCGGCCCTGCGGATCCTCGACGAGGACGTGCTGGAGCTGCGTGGCCTGCACTCGCACATCGGCTCGCAGATCTTCGACACCGACGGGTTCGAGGTCTCCGCCCGCCGGGTGCTCGGGCTCCAGGCGCAGATCCGCGACGCCCGGGGCGTGGAGCTGCCCGAGCTGGACCTCGGCGGCGGCTTCGGCATCGCGTACACCACCCAGGACGACCCGGCCGCGCCCCAGGAACTGGCCAAGCGGCTACGCCGGATCGTCGAGGCGGAGTGCCTGGTGCAGCGGCTCGCCGTGCCGCACCTGTCGATCGAGCCGGGCCGTGCGATCGTCGGCCCGGCGGTGTTCACCCTCTACGAGGTCGGCACGGTGAAGTCCGTGCCGCTCGGCACCGTCAACGGCGCAGTCGACGGACCTCAGCGTTGCTACGTCAGCGTCGACGGCGGGATGAGCGACAACATCCGGACCGCCCTCTACGACGCCTCGTACTCGGCGACGGTGGCCTCCCGGGCCTCGTCCGCAGAACCGCTGCTCGCCCGCGTGGTGGGAAAGCACTGTGAGTCCGGGGACATCGTGGTGAAGGATGAATTCCTGCCCGCCGACGTGCGGCCCGGAGATCTTGTCGCGGTGCCCGGTACCGGCGCCTACTGCCGGAGCATGGCCAGCAACTACAACCACGTGCCCCGACCCCCGGTCGTGGCCGTGCGGGACGGCCAGGCCCGGCTGATCGTCCGGCGGGAGACGGAAGCGGACCTGCTGGCATTGGATGTGGGATGA
- the argS gene encoding arginine--tRNA ligase, protein MTPAELAEVVLSAAHAVFTDRGLDRSALPERTAVERPRNPEHGDYASTLALQLAKKVGQPPRELAAALAEQLGRAPGVKSVEIAGPGFLNIRLDAAAAGVLARSIVQAGPDYGRSDRLAGERINLEFVSANPTGPVHIGGVRWAAVGDALARLLRATGADVGTEYYFNDAGSQIDRFARSLLAAAKGEPAPEDGYGGAYIAEIAAEVLTRRPDALGLDDAAAQEVFRVEGVELMFAEIKSSLRDFGVEFDTYFNEKSLHDRGELDQALDRLREQGHVYDTEGAVWLRTTDFGDDKDRVLRKSNGEWTYFAADCAYYLDKRERGFERVVIMLGADHHGYIGRMKAMAACFGDDPARNLEILIGQLVNLVRDGAPVRMSKRAGTVVTLEDLVDAIGVDASRYALARYSSDSMIDIDVELWTRATRDNPVYYVQYVAARTASVGRNAAEVGLARGDAEAFRPELLDHEKENELLKALAEFPAVVATAAELREPHRVARYLEDLSGAYHRFYDNCRVLPRGDEDVTDLHRARLWLNDATRTVIANGLHLLGVSAPERM, encoded by the coding sequence GTGACTCCCGCAGAACTCGCCGAGGTCGTCCTATCCGCTGCCCACGCCGTCTTCACCGACCGTGGGCTCGACCGCTCCGCTCTGCCCGAGCGGACGGCGGTGGAACGACCCCGAAACCCGGAGCACGGCGACTACGCCTCCACCCTGGCACTCCAGCTCGCCAAGAAGGTCGGGCAGCCGCCACGGGAGCTCGCCGCCGCCCTCGCCGAGCAGCTCGGCCGGGCCCCCGGGGTCAAGTCGGTGGAGATCGCCGGCCCGGGCTTCCTGAACATCCGGCTCGACGCCGCCGCCGCCGGGGTGCTCGCCCGCTCGATCGTCCAGGCCGGTCCGGATTACGGCCGCAGCGACCGGCTCGCCGGTGAGCGGATCAACCTGGAGTTCGTCTCGGCCAACCCGACCGGCCCGGTGCACATCGGCGGGGTCCGGTGGGCGGCGGTCGGCGACGCGCTGGCCCGGCTGCTGCGTGCCACCGGTGCCGACGTCGGCACCGAGTACTACTTCAACGACGCCGGCTCCCAGATCGACCGCTTCGCCCGGTCGCTGCTCGCCGCCGCGAAGGGCGAGCCGGCCCCGGAGGACGGCTACGGCGGGGCGTACATCGCCGAGATCGCCGCCGAGGTGCTCACCCGGCGGCCGGACGCGCTCGGCCTGGACGACGCGGCGGCCCAGGAGGTCTTCCGGGTCGAGGGCGTCGAGCTGATGTTCGCCGAGATCAAATCGTCGCTGCGCGACTTCGGGGTGGAGTTCGACACCTACTTCAACGAGAAGTCGCTGCATGACCGGGGCGAGCTGGACCAGGCCCTGGACCGGCTGCGTGAGCAGGGTCACGTCTACGACACCGAGGGTGCCGTCTGGCTGCGGACCACCGACTTCGGCGACGACAAGGACCGGGTGCTGCGCAAGTCCAACGGCGAGTGGACGTACTTCGCCGCCGACTGCGCGTACTACCTCGACAAGCGGGAGCGCGGCTTCGAGCGGGTCGTCATCATGCTCGGCGCGGACCACCACGGCTACATCGGCCGGATGAAGGCGATGGCCGCCTGTTTCGGCGACGACCCGGCCCGCAACCTGGAGATCCTCATCGGCCAGCTGGTCAACCTGGTCCGCGACGGCGCGCCGGTGCGGATGAGCAAGCGGGCCGGCACCGTGGTCACCCTGGAGGACCTGGTCGACGCGATCGGCGTGGACGCCTCCCGCTACGCGCTGGCCCGTTACTCCTCCGACTCGATGATCGACATCGACGTGGAGCTGTGGACCCGGGCCACCCGGGACAACCCGGTCTACTACGTGCAGTACGTCGCCGCCCGGACGGCCAGCGTCGGCCGCAACGCCGCCGAGGTGGGCCTGGCGCGGGGCGACGCCGAGGCGTTCCGCCCCGAGCTGCTCGACCACGAGAAGGAGAACGAGCTGCTCAAGGCGCTCGCCGAGTTCCCCGCCGTGGTGGCCACCGCCGCCGAGCTGCGCGAGCCGCACCGGGTCGCCCGTTACCTGGAGGACCTCTCCGGGGCGTACCACCGGTTCTACGACAACTGCCGGGTCCTGCCGCGCGGTGACGAGGACGTCACCGACCTGCACCGGGCCCGGCTCTGGCTCAACGACGCCACCCGCACGGTGATCGCCAACGGGCTGCACCTGCTCGGCGTCTCCGCCCCGGAGAGGATGTAG
- the thrB gene encoding homoserine kinase, which produces MSLNFASGPVRVRVPATSANLGPGFDALGLALGLHDDVAAEVTTGGVRVAVTGQGAGELPDDDRHLVVRAMRVAFDALGGQPAGLAVECVNRIPQARGLGSSSAAIVAGVLLARALVADGAERLDDAGALRLAADIEGHPDNVAPCLLGGFTVAWTEQTGARAVSLAPAAGVSPTVFVPQERGLTATARAALPASVPHADAALTAGRAALLVHALTADPALLLPATEDRLHQHYRAEGMPATYALVTALREAGVAAVVSGAGPTVLALTDPGAGFEPGTGWHLWRLPVDSSGARVSQGRLGHAERDPVAAGRMS; this is translated from the coding sequence GTGTCCCTCAACTTCGCCTCCGGTCCCGTCCGGGTCCGGGTCCCCGCGACCAGCGCCAACCTGGGGCCGGGTTTCGACGCGCTCGGCCTCGCGCTCGGTCTTCACGACGACGTCGCCGCCGAGGTGACCACCGGTGGCGTGCGGGTGGCGGTGACCGGCCAGGGGGCCGGTGAGCTGCCCGACGACGACCGGCACCTGGTGGTGCGCGCCATGCGCGTCGCCTTCGACGCCCTCGGCGGCCAGCCCGCCGGACTGGCTGTGGAGTGCGTCAACCGCATCCCGCAGGCCCGAGGGCTGGGCTCCTCCTCGGCGGCGATCGTGGCCGGGGTGCTGCTCGCCCGCGCACTGGTGGCCGACGGGGCGGAACGCCTCGACGACGCCGGGGCGCTGCGACTGGCCGCCGACATCGAGGGCCATCCGGACAATGTGGCACCCTGCCTGCTGGGCGGCTTCACCGTGGCCTGGACCGAGCAGACCGGCGCGCGGGCGGTCTCGCTCGCCCCGGCGGCCGGGGTGAGCCCCACGGTGTTCGTACCGCAGGAGCGGGGGCTCACCGCGACGGCGCGGGCGGCGCTGCCGGCCTCGGTGCCGCACGCGGACGCCGCGCTGACCGCCGGCCGGGCCGCGCTGCTGGTGCACGCGCTGACCGCCGACCCGGCACTGCTGCTGCCGGCGACCGAGGACCGGCTGCACCAGCACTACCGCGCCGAGGGGATGCCGGCGACGTATGCGCTGGTCACCGCGTTGCGGGAGGCCGGTGTGGCGGCCGTGGTCAGTGGGGCGGGGCCGACGGTGCTGGCGTTGACCGATCCCGGAGCGGGCTTCGAGCCGGGAACAGGATGGCACCTCTGGCGGTTACCAGTGGACAGCAGCGGTGCCCGGGTCAGTCAGGGTAGACTCGGACACGCCGAGCGGGACCCTGTTGCCGCAGGTCGTATGAGTTGA